In Torulaspora delbrueckii CBS 1146 chromosome 1, complete genome, one genomic interval encodes:
- the MTC2 gene encoding Mtc2p (similar to Saccharomyces cerevisiae YKL098W; ancestral locus Anc_2.483) produces the protein MTRDELPDLFTCLEFCLSVQKNLLYFYEQESQEANEIDIERRVNALKSTIEHNFSESAVVCRVTKQILPIEPGNSDQLEIHIIPKIDSLDRDQQNLLVKNMNGNPHRIYIGMIAWKSISHNNVARDLDTRDTLSSSVKLRDWLKHRFWLSFSERPEPIPPSPMQSKSQVENYLSIDGHVTCKPAIRRYILDIMVHLRMHRMLDITKGGGVHTGSLEDVVQLAKLLSYKKYNKNFVIPEHVKLACQWYFPLHLELVRDSSMDVSVLYGSKPEMVDGFLDKIAQLKLAQSSMAHNPLFLEALIVRDVLKRVVPPA, from the coding sequence ATGACTCGAGATGAACTACCGGACCTCTTTACCTGCCTCGAATTCTGTTTGAGTGTGCAGAAAAATCTGCTTTACTTTTACGAGCAAGAGTCGCAAGAGGCCAATGAAATCGACATTGAACGTCGAGTGAATGCCCTTAAGAGTACTATTGAGCACAACTTTTCTGAAAGTGCGGTGGTATGTCGTGTAACGAAGCAAATCCTACCGATTGAACCGGGGAACtcagatcaattggaaattCATATAATCCCCAAAATCGACTCTCTAGACCGCGATCAGCAAAATTTACTGGTAAAGAATATGAATGGAAACCCACACAGAATCTACATCGGTATGATAGCTTGGAAGTCAATATCGCATAACAACGTGGCACGTGACCTGGACACAAGAGATACACTGTCTAGCAGTGTTAAACTACGAGACTGGCTTAAGCATAGGTTCTGGTTATCCTTCAGTGAAAGACCAGAACCGATCCCACCTTCACCGATGCAATCAAAGTCTCAAGTGGAGAATTACTTATCCATCGATGGTCACGTGACATGCAAGCCAGCGATACGGCGTTACATCTTAGATATAATGGTCCATCTCCGAATGCACAGGATGCTGGATATCACCAAGGGAGGGGGGGTACACACTGGTTCCCTTGAAGACGTAGTCCAGCTGGCCAAACTGTTGAGttacaagaaatacaaCAAGAATTTCGTGATACCGGAACATGTCAAATTGGCTTGTCAGTGGTATTTCCCATTGCATCTGGAGCTGGTAAGAGACTCCTCGATGGATGTCTCTGTGCTCTACGGTAGTAAACCAGAGATGGTCGATGGTTTCCTAGACAAAATTGCTCAATTGAAGCTGGCTCAGTCCAGCATGGCACATAATCCACTCTTTCTAGAAGCTTTGATCGTCAGGGACGTTCTAAAAAGGGTGGTCCCTCCCGCTTAG
- the CTF18 gene encoding Ctf18p (similar to Saccharomyces cerevisiae CTF18 (YMR078C); ancestral locus Anc_2.492) — MDGVPEFGNLLGKSSLFNSGDGEADHDNDESGGIGVDDDSRGCSFITSKGKVVKLRKKRSQKLLQPIEHQLFGLDASKVAWREDESYGININALLDRIECQSPGYKDVKEPEKETEKDIEKEIEKKSETESKKKAKTTEADNCGTELWVEKWCPRNFLDLVGNEKTNRRVLRWIRQWSPCVFDEQLPEVYGQRNETEVLDPLLRPTKKILLIHGPPGIGKTSVAHVAAKQAGYSVAEINASDERAGTLVRDKVHNTLFNHTFNERPVCLVADEIDGSIESGFIKILTDLINKDAQATQRRMLGPNMKSRTKKQRKSAKLLLRPIIAICNNLYAPALEKLKPHCEIIAFKRPSDSSLLERLEHICKVEGLKVPVKFLKELMDVAQGDVRNCVTNLQFIASHQKPNQDPKSNPLDSISKDFSQSWFRICNQVFRRDPRRELTAQLREKTRQVELNGNYERIVQGCHSLYPNVKYSDNGIQKPATIADWLFFHDLMFKSLFEHNGELLRYSSVVPLAFFNLFGDVANREDMRIQNSEFELREQQKSNQDILKLVLHRISMEVPAMVPFTSYESLILTVLPHVDYMISSDLSKCRDPKLKQSIFDSLIGLLKCFQLDIVEKYFEQVTSKKLLCIEPPIDKVVLLDPQRQRDVLVKRPATFHLLLAKLEESKARKRHIKQISDNRERNEEIKDKRARTVKSGVNMADFFKTQYRRNDKGESEPNHKSKEGNNDNKVRIWVKYKEGFSDAVRKNVSWNNLWD; from the coding sequence ATGGACGGTGTTCCTGAGTTTGGAAATCTTTTGGGGAAGAGTTCCCTGTTCAATAGCGGCGATGGTGAGGCGGATcatgataatgatgagtCTGGTGGCATAGgtgttgatgatgactCAAGAGGTTGTTCTTTTATTACTAGTAAGGGAAAGGTTgtaaaattgagaaagaagcgCTCGCAGAAGTTACTACAGCCCATTGAGCATCAATTGTTTGGGTTGGATGCGAGTAAAGTTGCATGGCGAGAGGATGAGAGTTACGGTATAAATATAAATGCTCTACTAGACCGCATTGAATGTCAGAGTCCCGGTTATAAAGATGTCAAGGAACCTGAGAAGGAAACTGAGAAGGATattgagaaggaaattgagaagaaatctgaGACGGAATCTAAAAAGAAGGCCAAAACGACAGAAGCAGACAACTGTGGTACTGAATTATGGGTGGAAAAATGGTGTCCTCGAAATTTTCTGGACCTAGTTGGAAACGAAAAGACCAATAGACGAGTGTTGCGTTGGATTAGACAGTGGTCTCCCTGTGTTTTTGACGAACAATTGCCCGAAGTTTATGGCCAGAGGAACGAAACGGAAGTCCTTGATCCTTTACTGCGGCCAACGAAGAAAATTCTGCTGATTCATGGCCCACCGGGAATTGGCAAGACCTCTGTGGCTCATGTGGCCGCCAAGCAGGCGGGATACTCTGTAGCCGAGATAAATGCCAGTGATGAGAGAGCCGGCACTTTAGTACGAGATAAAGTTCATAACACGCTTTTCAACCATACATTCAATGAACGGCCGGTGTGTCTCGTTGCCGATGAGATTGATGGCAGTATCGAAAGCGGTTTCATTAAGATCTTGACTGATCTGATCAATAAGGATGCACAGGCGACGCAAAGGCGTATGCTGGGACCCAACATGAAATCCAGGACGAAAaaacagaggaagagtGCCAAGCTTTTGCTGCGACCTATAATCGCGATTTGCAACAACCTATATGCACCTGCACTTGAGAAATTAAAACCCCATTGTGAGATAATCGCTTTCAAGAGACCTTCAGACAGTTCCTTATTGGAGCGGTTAGAGCATATATGTAAAGTGGAGGGGCTCAAAGTTCCAGTGAAgtttttgaaagagcttATGGATGTGGCTCAAGGAGATGTAAGAAACTGTGTTACTAACCTTCAATTTATCGCCTCGCATCAAAAACCAAATCAGGATCCAAAGAGTAACCCATTGGACTCTATATCAAAGGACTTTTCACAATCATGGTTCAGAATCTGTAATCAGGTATTTAGACGAGATCCGCGTCGAGAGTTGACAGCGCAACTTCGAGAGAAGACTCGACAGGTTGAACTTAACGGAAATTACGAAAGAATCGTACAAGGATGCCATTCATTGTACCCCAATGTCAAGTATTCGGATAACGGGATTCAAAAACCTGCTACTATTGCTGACTGGCTTTTTTTTCACGATTTGATGTTCAAATCTTTATTTGAACACAATGGTGAGTTATTGCGATATTCCAGCGTTGTGCCTTTGGcctttttcaacttgttcGGCGATGTGGCCAATAGGGAAGATATGAGGATTCAAAATTCGGAGTTTGAGCTTAGAGAACAACAGAAAAGCAATCAGGATATCTTAAAACTCGTCCTGCATAGGATTTCGATGGAAGTTCCAGCTATGGTACCATTTACAAGCTACGAGTCTCTGATTTTAACTGTTCTGCCGCATGTTGATTATATGATCTCATCGGACTTGAGCAAGTGCAGAGAtccaaagttgaagcaaTCGATATTTGATTCTTTGATAGGATTACTGAAATGTTTCCAGCTGGATATAGTCGAAAAGTACTTCGAGCAGGTAACCAGCAAAAAGCTTCTATGCATTGAACCGCCGATCGACAAAGTAGTTCTGCTGGATCCACAGCGACAAAGAGATGTCCTAGTCAAGCGGCCAGCTACCTTCCACTTGTTACTGGCAAAATTAGAAGAAAGCAAGGCTAGAAAGAGGCATATTAAGCAGATCAGTGACAACAGAGAACGGAACGAGGAGATCAAGGACAAGAGGGCAAGGACTGTTAAGAGTGGTGTGAACATGgcagattttttcaaaaccCAATATCGGCGCAACGACAAAGGCGAGTCTGAACCAAACCATAAGTCAAAGGAAGGGAATAACGATAACAAGGTACGCATCTGGGTGAAATATAAGGAAGGGTTTTCTGATGCTGTCAGGAAAAACGTTTCATGGAATAATTTATGGGATTGA
- the TDEL0A02610 gene encoding uncharacterized protein (similar to Saccharomyces cerevisiae CWP1 (YKL096W); ancestral locus Anc_2.485) encodes MKFSSAYLASLFALAQLVVAKSEEFGLVAIKPSTDLHYSTIHEKEGALYFGHDSKKPLTGWITDCGYLKFSDESYAGLTKYGTLEETSKCYASAGFYVKDGKLYYNSKKDFWALPKDYKYFVSIEDGKDAVGVFIRAQGSSGYPVKDFYPNKEKCYEEEKKKKEECKKEYEKGDKEYKKGKDYKKDKKYDNDDEKDDDKDDDKYDDKYDDKYDDKYDDKHDDKHDDKYDDKDDYEKEYKKEYKKGKNYKKEKEYKKEKGHNKEKEYKKEKEYKDYDDEDYDDDDYDEYKKHKEYKHYQGHKKHGDFKDHKDDKDKYDGDYDDDYDEKDYEKEYKDKEYNHKKGKEYDYEWEKKSKVHKAPEKNDAMAISYGNTFGVGAFAALAALIM; translated from the coding sequence ATGAAATTCAGTTCGGCTTATTTGGCCTCTTTGTTTGCCCTAGCTCAATTGGTTGTGGCTAAATCTGAGGAATTCGGTTTGGTCGCAATCAAACCAAGCACTGATCTACATTACTCTACTATTCATGAAAAAGAAGGTGCTTTGTATTTCGGTCATGATAGCAAAAAACCTTTGACCGGTTGGATCACTGACTGTGGTTACCTAAAGTTCTCTGATGAGAGTTATGCTGGTTTGACAAAATATGGTACTCTGGAAGAAACTTCCAAATGTTATGCATCTGCTGGTTTCTACGTAAAAGACGGTAAGTTGTACTACAACagcaagaaagatttctgGGCTTTGCCAAAGGATTACAAATACTTTGTCTCTATTGAGGATGGTAAGGATGCTGTTGGTGTCTTTATCAGAGCTCAAGGTTCCAGCGGTTATCCAGTAAAGGATTTCTACCCAAACAAGGAGAAATGTtatgaggaagagaagaagaagaaggaggaaTGTAAGAAGGAGTATGAAAAGGGTGACAAGGAATACAAGAAAGGTAAAGACTACAAGAAGGACAAAAAGTACgacaatgatgatgaaaaggatgatgataaggatgatgacaagTACGATGACAAGTACGATGACAAGTACGATGACAAGTACGATGACAAGCATGACGACAAGCATGACGACAAGTATGACGACAAGGATGATTACGAGAAGGAATACAAGAAGGAGTACAAGAAGGGAAAGAACtacaagaaggagaaggaatataagaaggaaaagggtcacaacaaagaaaaggagtacaagaaagaaaaggaaTACAAGGACTATGACGATGAGGACTatgacgatgatgactACGATGAATACAAGAAGCACAAGGAGTACAAACACTACCAAGGTCACAAGAAACACGGTGATTTCAAGGATCACAAGGATGACAAAGATAAATATGACGGTgattatgatgatgattacGACGAGAAGGATTATGAGAAGGAATACAAAGACAAGGAATATAATCACAAGAAGGGTAAAGAATATGATTACGAATGGgagaaaaaatcaaaggtGCATAAAGCTCCAGAAAAGAATGACGCTATGGCAATCAGCTACGGAAACACTTTTGGTGTTGGTGCATTCGCCGCTCTTGCTGCATTGATTATGTGA
- the UTP11 gene encoding rRNA-processing protein UTP11 (similar to Saccharomyces cerevisiae UTP11 (YKL099C); ancestral locus Anc_2.482) has translation MAKLVHNVQKKQHRERSQLAGRSRLGFLEKHKDYTKRAQDYHKKQNTLKILRGKAKERNPDEYYHEMTSRKVDARGLLHTSRHGDEDPTLNMDQVKLLKTQDSNYVRTLRQLEKKKMERKSNELLFESNGKHTVFVDNRTDMEDFTPEKYFNTTTDMVNRRENRLTKDQLMSNNIFDSPTTLHTESLNKKKLKKYKAVKSHLDRESQLSAVQQRMDLQREVMKKGSKKKVADVSGKVSFKWKKQRKR, from the coding sequence ATGGCTAAACTAGTTCATAATGTTcagaagaagcagcatAGGGAGAGATCCCAACTAGCCGGCCGCTCGAGGCTCGGTTTCTTAGAGAAGCACAAGGATTACACTAAGCGTGCACAAGATTATCACAAGAAGCAGAAtactttgaagattctAAGAGGGAAAGCCAAGGAAAGAAACCCTGATGAGTACTACCATGAAATGACTTCGAGAAAAGTGGATGCGAGAGGACTGCTTCATACTTCACGCCACGGAGATGAAGATCCAACGTTGAACATGGATCAAGTCAAATTACTCAAGACTCAGGATAGTAATTATGTGAGGACTTTGAGACaactggagaagaagaagatggagaGGAAATCGAATGAGCTTTTGTTCGAGTCCAATGGTAAGCATACGGTATTTGTAGACAACAGAACGGATATGGAAGACTTCACTCCGGAAAAGTATTTTAATACCACTACAGATATGGTCAATAGGCGAGAGAACAGACTGACGAAAGATCAACTGATGTCCAACAACATATTCGACTCTCCAACCACATTGCACACTGAGTCTttaaacaagaagaaactgaaaaaatacAAAGCTGTGAAAAGTCACCTTGATAGAGAGAGCCAGTTAAGTGCTGTGCAGCAGAGAATGGATCTGCAAAGAGAAGTAATGAAGAAGGgttcgaagaagaaagtagcGGATGTAAGCGGTAAAGTATCGTTCAAGTGGAAGAAACAACGCAAGAGGTAG
- the TDEL0A02640 gene encoding SEC14 family lipid-binding protein (similar to Saccharomyces cerevisiae YKL091C and SEC14 (YMR079W); ancestral locus Anc_2.491) encodes MATPEEQKILSTYPQVCEPGSVSGCPGNVDEAQKKAMLQLREELTKAGFVQRLDDSTLLRFLRARKFDVALAKEMYEACEKWRKEYGTDTILEDFHYEEKPLVAKYYPQYYHKTDKDGRPVYFEELGAVNLTEMYKITTQERMLKNLVWEYESFVKYRLPACSRYCGHLVETSCTIMDLKGISVSSAYQVLSYVREASYVGQNYYPERMGKFYLINAPFGFSTAFKLFKPFLDPVTVSKIFILGSSYKKDLLKQIPAENLPVKFGGKSEVSEADGGLYLSDIGPWRDPKYIGPEGEAPQVFSTKK; translated from the exons ATGGCTACC CCTGAAGAGCAGAAGATTTTAAGCACATACCCTCAAGTTTGTGAGCCAGGGTCGGTATCGGGCTGTCCCGGTAATGTCGACGAGGCACAGAAGAAAGCCATGCTTCAACTAAGAGAGGAATTGACCAAGGCAGGTTTCGTACAACGTCTTGATGATTCCACTCTTCTGCGTTTCCTGAGGGCTAGAAAGTTTGATGTGGCATTGGCCAAGGAGATGTACGAGGCGTGTGAGAAGTGGAGAAAGGAATACGGTACTGATACCATCTTGGAAGATTTTCATTACGAGGAAAAACCGTTGGTTGCTAAATACTACCCTCAATACTATCACAAGACTGACAAGGACGGACGTCCCGTGTATTTCGAAGAGTTGGGTGCGGTTAATTTGACTGAGATGTACAAGATCACTACTCAAGAGCGtatgttgaagaatttggtCTGGGAATACGAGTCTTTCGTGAAATACAGATTACCAGCTTGTTCCAGATACTGCGGTCACTTAGTTGAAACTTCCTGTACCATCATGGATTTGAAAGGTATCTCCGTTTCCAGCGCTTACCAAGTGCTGTCTTATGTTAGGGAAGCCTCGTATGTGGGCCAAAACTACTACCCAGAACGTATGGGTAAATTTTATTTGATCAATGCTCCATTTGGATTCTCTACTGCGttcaagttgttcaaaCCATTTTTGGACCCTGTTACAGTATCCAAGATTTTTATCTTGGGATCTTCTTACAAGAAGGATCTTCTAAAGCAAATTCCCGCTGAGAACTTGCCAGTCAAGTTCGGTGGTAAGTCTGAAGTTAGCGAAGCAGACGGTGGATTATACCTTTCCGACATTGGTCCTTGGAGAGACCCTAAATATATAGGCCCAGAAGGTGAAGCTCCACAGGTTTTCTCCACCAAGAAATAG
- the VPS20 gene encoding ESCRT-III subunit protein VPS20 (similar to Saccharomyces cerevisiae VPS20 (YMR077C); ancestral locus Anc_2.492a): MGQRSSKVQITDNDRAILQLKRSKDEIHKFTRKTDQLITAERAKLKQMIKENPEKYKKDVKVRFLLKRIHYQDHLLQQAMEQLINLENLVSTLEFKLVEIQFIKGLERGNEILTKLNKEFKNVDELMDNVQEQISYQNEIDDVLAHSVVGVDNFEAELDKELEQLDREINPQPVVHMPSTDKLPELKSEPVGIPEDSSKLENDRANVEEPIIAE, from the coding sequence ATGGGCCAGAGAAGTAGCAAAGTTCAAATCACGGATAATGACCGAGCCATATTGCAATTAAAGAGATCAAAGGACGAAATTCACAAGTTTACAAGAAAGACTGATCAGCTTATAACAGCAGAAAGGGCTAAACTAAAGCAGATGATCAAGGAGAACCCTGAGAAATACAAGAAGGATGTAAAAGTACGGTTCCTACTGAAACGAATTCATTATCAGGATCACTTGTTGCAGCAGGCAATGGAGCAACTCATtaatttggaaaacctTGTATCAACGTTGGAGTTTAAATTAGTAGAAATTCAGTTTATTAAAGGCCTAGAAAGGGGGAACGAGATTTTGACgaaattgaataaagagttcaagaatGTAGATGAGCTGATGGACAATGTTCAGGAGCAGATATCCTATCAAAACGAGATTGATGATGTATTAGCCCACAGTGTTGTAGGAGTTGACAATTTCGAAGCCGAGTTAGACAAGGAGCTGGAGCAGCTGGATAGAGAAATTAATCCACAACCTGTGGTTCATATGCCTTCAACTGATAAGCTGCCCGAGTTAAAAAGTGAACCAGTGGGAATTCCTGAAGATTCCAGCAAATTAGAAAATGACAGAGCGAATGTCGAAGAGCCTATTATAGCTGAATGA
- the TDEL0A02600 gene encoding uncharacterized protein (similar to Saccharomyces cerevisiae CWP2 (YKL096W-A); ancestral locus Anc_2.484), with product MKFSTAFSVTLLALAKLIVADSEQFGLVSIRSGSNLQYASVYYQDDKLYVGSGSDSLGGTVTDAGKLKLTDDKFAVVNSDGSIGEGSEDDGTAKFSIKNGHLAYNNIDGFYAIPTDSKYVLSVTRSDDSTGIALKAMGSGGQSVADFIPSGDDDTTTTTLSSETSTSTEAPTSTEATTSTEAPTSTEASSSNADAISQIDDGQIQAATTTTAEAASQIDDGQVQATTATTAEAASQIDDGQVQATTATTAEAVSQIEDGQIQATSSDVQVVESNGAQKGAIGLGAGVFAAAAAFLL from the coding sequence atgaaattttctACTGCTTTTTCTGTTACTTTGTTAGCATTGGCTAAATTAATTGTCGCTGACTCCGAACAATTCGGTTTGGTTTCTATTCGTTCCGGTAGTAATTTGCAATACGCTTCTGTCTACTATCAAGATGATAAGTTATACGTTGGATCTGGTAGTGACTCCCTCGGTGGTACTGTCACTGATGCTGgtaaattgaagttgactGATGATAAATTCGCTGTGGTCAACTCTGACGGTTCTATTGGTGAAGGTTCCGAAGACGACGGTACTGCCAAATTTTCCATTAAGAACGGTCATTTGGCTTATAACAATATCGATGGATTCTATGCTATTCCAACGGACTCCAAATACGTGCTATCTGTTACGAGAAGCGATGACTCTACTGGCATTGCGCTAAAGGCAATGGGATCTGGTGGTCAATCTGTCGCAGATTTCATTCCATctggtgatgatgatactACTACCACTACTTTGTCTTCCGAGACTTCTACTTCCACTGAAGCTCCTACTTCAACTGAGGCCACCACTTCCACCGAAGCCCCTACCTCTACCGAAGCTTCTAGCTCCAATGCAGATGccatttctcaaattgatgatggtCAGATCCAGGCTGCTACTACAACTACTGCTGAAGCGGCCtctcaaattgatgatggaCAAGTTCAGGCTACTACTGCTACCACTGCAGAAGCTGCCtctcaaattgatgatggaCAAGTTCAAGCTACTACCGCTACCACTGCAGAAGCTGTCTCTCAAATCGAGgatggtcaaattcaagcGACTTCGAGTGATGTTCAAGTTGTCGAGAGTAACGGTGCTCAAAAGGGTGCTATTGGCTTAGGTGCTGGTGTCTTTGCCGCTGCCGCTGCCTTTTTACTCTAA